Part of the Saccharomyces paradoxus chromosome XI, complete sequence genome, CATGCCCTGCCCCATTCTCCCACTCCACCACCTCTAACCACCATCTATCATCCGACTATTCATCTCCACACCCCAACCACCATCTATCCATTTCCAATATCTAATATCCAACTCCCACTACCACTTACCCTATCATCCATCTACCATGTCGTCCTTACTATAACACTACATACCACATGTAAAACaatcaaacgtaaacaataCACCAGATAACTTACCCTGCCACACTATCAACCTCTCCACTATACCTTTCACATCCCCCAAACAATACCACCTCCAACTACCACTACCACATACCTAGATCTACCATACTCACcttctatttatttaacgatATCGCATATGCATACGGACGCTATAAAACACATCACTCTCAACTTGCCCCGCCATAATACTCTACACCAAGGCCATCTCTCACTCGATCAGTATCATATACATCACCACATCACCATACACGGCACTTGCCTCAGCGGTTTATACCCGGTGCCATTTACCCATAACACCCACgattatccacattttaatatctataactgATCACACAACctcaattatcatataaatactcttaACTTCATGCTTTATAACGtttttatacaaatatccactacccattttatatatactaatataaataccaccaaataatcacaactaaaatcacctaaacataaaaatatactatttatcaataagaagGTATAAACACACTATATATTAACATAACATATCACCCCATTCATATAATTGTAATGCAGTATGAATAGGTGCCATACAGACAGCACTACATAAGATTATCATCACTACTATTGTATTAATGATCCCATTCGAACATTCAGTTATGTAAACGCTTTTCGTAAGAATGTAAGTTATTAACACCACCTTCTAGTTGAGCAGAAGCCGTtctgaattcaaatctAACTTTACCGCTCTGgacattcttctttaatacaGTTAACGACCTACAGCCAATGTCTTGGCAAGAATGTTGTAATCCATTGTACAAGTAcggaataaatttcttaatgGATCCTTTGTCAACGACAGCGCCGGAGACACCCTGTGCAACCAAAACGCTGtcaaattctgaaaagtAACGAGACGTAGATGCATTCCCTTTAGTACCAGTCTTTTGCATGGCGTCAATGGAACCCATACCACGGTACGCCTTCAATCTTTTACCATCTTGATAGAAATACTCACCTGGTGATTCCGTAGTACCAGCCAACATACCACCCATCATAACAGTAGAAGATCCAAGAGCCAACGCCTTGGTAATGTGACCGATGTTTTGAACACCACCATCAGCCATACATGGAACACCGAACTGGTTAGCAAATTCACACACGTTGTAGACCGCTGTACCTTGTGGCCTACCACAAGCCATAACTTCTTGAGTGATACAAATAGAGCCAGTTCCCATACCGATTCTCAAACCATCCGCACCGGCAGCAATCAAATTGGCAGCTTGTTCCCTGGTCACAACGTTACCAGCGATGACTTCCAGACCTGCGAAACTCTCTTTGACCCACTTGAGCATgttcaattggaaaatagaGTTGCCTTGGGATGAATCCAAGATGACGACATCCAAGCCGGCTTTGACCAATAATCTTagtctttctttatcagcGTCCATAGTACCAATGGAAGCACCACATAGCAATTGCTTGGTGTTGGCAGATTTGGACGCTAATGGGTAgttttgattcttcattaaatcaGTTCTGGAAAGCATAGAAACTAAGTTACccttttcatcaacaatCAATAGCCtaccctttttgattttctttagaatCTCGTTACCTTCTGATAACGTGATACCTTGTGCACCGGTAACAGCGTTCTTGGTCATGACAT contains:
- a CDS encoding IMP dehydrogenase — encoded protein: MAAIKDYKTALQFAKSLPRLDGLSVQELMDSKIRGGLTYNDFLILPGLVDFASSEVSLQTKLTRNITLNIPLVSSPMDTVTESEMAIFMALSGGIGFVHHNCTPEDQADMVRRVKNYENGFINNPIVISPTTTVGEAKSMKKKYGFAGFPVTEDGKRNAKLVGVITSRDIQFVEDDSLLVQDVMTKNAVTGAQGITLSEGNEILKKIKKGRLLIVDEKGNLVSMLSRTDLMKNQNYPLASKSANTKQLLCGASIGTMDADKERLRLLVKAGLDVVILDSSQGNSIFQLNMLKWVKESFAGLEVIAGNVVTREQAANLIAAGADGLRIGMGTGSICITQEVMACGRPQGTAVYNVCEFANQFGVPCMADGGVQNIGHITKALALGSSTVMMGGMLAGTTESPGEYFYQDGKRLKAYRGMGSIDAMQKTGTKGNASTSRYFSEFDSVLVAQGVSGAVVDKGSIKKFIPYLYNGLQHSCQDIGCRSLTVLKKNVQSGKVRFEFRTASAQLEGGVNNLHSYEKRLHN